The following are encoded together in the Robertmurraya sp. FSL R5-0851 genome:
- a CDS encoding DUF378 domain-containing protein, protein MSTIQRIALVLTIIGAINWGLIGFFQFDLVAAIFGGQGSALSRIIYGLVGIAGLLNLGLLFKPNEQTVRDPEPRPTR, encoded by the coding sequence ATGAGTACCATTCAACGTATTGCACTAGTACTTACCATTATCGGAGCTATCAACTGGGGACTAATTGGATTCTTCCAATTTGACCTAGTAGCAGCTATCTTTGGCGGACAAGGTTCTGCTCTTTCTAGAATTATCTACGGCTTAGTTGGTATCGCCGGATTATTAAATCTTGGCCTCCTCTTTAAACCAAATGAACAAACAGTGAGAGACCCAGAACCAAGACCAACTCGCTAA
- the yugI gene encoding S1 domain-containing post-transcriptional regulator GSP13 → MSEKFEVGSVVTGKVTGIQAYGAFVALDENTQGLVHISEVTHGFVKDINEHLKVGDEVQVKVLSIDENAGKIGLSIRATVEAPEAPVAAQKAAAKKPRKRTAAAAIKQDTEAPQGFNTLKDKLQEWIEQSQR, encoded by the coding sequence ATGTCAGAGAAATTTGAAGTTGGAAGTGTTGTTACAGGTAAAGTTACAGGAATTCAAGCATACGGTGCGTTCGTTGCACTTGATGAAAATACTCAAGGGTTAGTTCATATTTCAGAAGTTACACACGGATTTGTTAAAGATATTAACGAGCATCTTAAAGTAGGAGATGAAGTTCAAGTAAAAGTTCTTTCTATCGATGAGAATGCTGGGAAAATCGGTCTTTCTATCCGTGCGACTGTAGAAGCACCTGAAGCACCAGTAGCTGCACAAAAGGCAGCAGCAAAGAAACCAAGAAAGCGTACAGCTGCAGCTGCTATCAAGCAAGATACAGAAGCACCACAAGGCTTTAACACACTAAAAGATAAGCTACAAGAGTGGATTGAGCAATCACAAAGATAA
- a CDS encoding sodium-dependent transporter, with protein sequence MKTHEQWTSKIGFILAAAGSAIGLGAIWKFPYMAGTNGGGLFFLLFLLLTIFIGAPILIAEFIIGRNTQKDAITSYKILAPNSNWKVIGYLGVIISGLILSFYSVVGGWILSYLIRSVTGSLSGLSQDQYGSLFGTIISNPIEAIIAQAVFMILTIFVIQGGVQQGIEKASKYMMPALFILFIILAIRSLTLDGASKGVEFLLKPNWSSLTPDTILLALGQSFFALSVGISVMVTYASYLSKKENITKSAFSVVGLNIFISLLAGIVIFPAVFALGFEPGAGPGLVFVVLPAVFNEMAFGAFFLTIFLVLLLFATLTSAFSILEIVVAAIVKEKTEQRKQWAWKTGFVIFIFGIPSALSFGVWSDVLIFGKTIFDFADFIASNIGMPLGAFLISIFVGHRLPYKLLKSELTLGTFGNMNKLFTIWYFTIRFIVPVAIIFVFLKSIGLL encoded by the coding sequence ATGAAAACACATGAGCAATGGACATCAAAGATTGGCTTTATTCTTGCAGCAGCTGGTTCTGCAATTGGTCTCGGAGCCATTTGGAAATTCCCATATATGGCAGGAACAAATGGCGGAGGACTCTTTTTCCTTCTTTTTTTATTGTTAACTATATTCATCGGTGCACCGATCCTTATTGCTGAGTTTATTATTGGTAGAAATACACAAAAGGATGCAATCACCTCTTATAAAATTCTTGCTCCTAACTCAAACTGGAAGGTTATCGGATATTTAGGAGTCATCATTTCTGGACTTATCTTGTCTTTTTATAGTGTGGTAGGCGGTTGGATCTTATCTTATCTCATCCGTAGTGTTACTGGCAGTTTATCTGGACTTTCTCAAGACCAGTATGGTTCATTGTTCGGTACGATTATTAGTAATCCTATTGAAGCCATTATTGCACAAGCAGTCTTTATGATATTAACCATTTTTGTTATCCAAGGTGGGGTTCAGCAAGGAATTGAGAAAGCTAGTAAGTACATGATGCCAGCTTTATTTATTCTTTTTATCATACTTGCCATTCGTTCCTTAACTCTTGATGGAGCATCAAAAGGGGTAGAGTTTCTACTTAAGCCGAATTGGAGCAGTCTAACTCCTGACACCATCTTGCTAGCGCTAGGACAATCCTTTTTTGCTTTAAGCGTTGGTATTTCCGTCATGGTTACGTATGCATCTTATCTTTCCAAAAAGGAAAACATTACCAAGTCGGCTTTTTCAGTTGTTGGTCTAAATATATTTATCTCTCTACTTGCTGGGATCGTTATTTTTCCAGCGGTATTTGCACTTGGATTTGAACCTGGGGCAGGACCTGGTTTAGTGTTTGTGGTCCTCCCTGCTGTGTTTAACGAAATGGCATTTGGGGCATTCTTTTTAACGATTTTCCTTGTGCTGCTTTTGTTTGCCACATTAACCTCCGCTTTCTCCATTTTAGAAATTGTTGTAGCGGCTATTGTTAAAGAAAAAACAGAACAGCGCAAACAATGGGCTTGGAAAACAGGTTTTGTAATCTTTATTTTTGGCATTCCTAGCGCCTTATCTTTCGGGGTGTGGTCTGATGTACTTATTTTTGGGAAAACCATCTTTGATTTCGCTGATTTTATCGCAAGTAATATCGGGATGCCGTTAGGAGCCTTTTTAATCTCGATTTTTGTTGGGCACCGGCTTCCGTATAAGCTATTGAAAAGTGAATTAACATTAGGAACCTTCGGGAATATGAATAAGCTGTTTACGATCTGGTATTTCACCATCCGATTTATCGTTCCCGTTGCCATTATCTTTGTATTTTTAAAATCAATTGGACTGTTGTAA
- a CDS encoding DegV family protein: MAKKIAWVTDSTASFSEKDQTWLQDNHIYVVPLSFTFGNATFKEGVDITTEEFYEMMSNSDIPPTSSQPALGDFIDLYTQLKENYDEAIIIHVSSELSGTYSTSTQAAEIVGFPVHPVDSWIGSFPLKFLIEEGITLYHEGRKPSEIVKELLSLREKCRLILIPANLDQLRKSGRVSNFGSILGNLLQIKPLLAFKEGKVNIVEKIRTMRKAEQALIDRLRDAYNQGIYDRIGIMHAGEKEIAEGVLAKITTEFESLKIEVLPLIPVAGVHTGVGTIALSYIMKD, from the coding sequence ATGGCAAAGAAAATTGCTTGGGTAACCGATTCGACAGCCAGTTTCTCAGAAAAAGATCAAACTTGGTTACAAGACAATCATATATACGTGGTTCCCCTTTCGTTTACGTTTGGAAACGCAACCTTTAAAGAGGGAGTAGACATAACCACCGAGGAATTTTATGAAATGATGAGTAACTCGGACATTCCGCCTACTAGCTCACAGCCTGCACTAGGGGACTTTATTGACCTTTATACCCAATTAAAAGAAAATTACGATGAAGCGATCATCATCCATGTTTCTAGTGAACTTTCTGGAACGTACTCCACATCCACACAAGCAGCAGAGATCGTCGGTTTCCCTGTTCACCCAGTTGACTCGTGGATTGGTTCTTTTCCGTTAAAATTTTTAATAGAAGAAGGAATCACCTTGTATCATGAGGGTCGCAAGCCTTCTGAGATTGTGAAAGAACTTCTTTCGTTAAGAGAGAAATGCCGCTTGATCTTAATCCCTGCAAACTTAGATCAATTAAGAAAAAGTGGACGAGTCTCCAATTTTGGTTCTATCTTAGGAAATCTTCTACAAATAAAACCATTACTGGCTTTTAAGGAAGGGAAAGTAAATATCGTTGAAAAAATTCGAACGATGAGAAAAGCAGAGCAGGCTCTCATTGACCGCTTGCGTGATGCCTACAATCAAGGTATATACGATCGAATTGGCATTATGCATGCAGGTGAAAAGGAGATCGCGGAAGGGGTACTCGCAAAAATTACGACCGAATTTGAGTCATTAAAGATTGAAGTTCTCCCCTTAATTCCTGTTGCTGGTGTTCATACAGGAGTGGGAACTATTGCTTTGTCATACATTATGAAGGATTAA
- a CDS encoding aminotransferase translates to MKQTKSYLAKTVEDLKPSGIRKFFDLAAGMEGVISLGVGEPDFVTSWSAREAAILSLEQGYTSYTANAGLLELRNEVSSYMKKQFHVDYNPKSEIIITVGASQALDIALRAILDPGDEVIVIEPSFVSYAPLVSLAGGKPVAVQATEEYDFKIQTHQLEKAVTDRTKAIMLCSPNNPTGTMLGENELIELATFIEKHDLLVLSDEIYAELAYDEPYVSFAAIEGMRHRTLLINGFSKGFAMTGWRLGFVCANEELTAAMLKIHQYAMMCAPTMAQYAALEALKGGREDVEDMKKSYRRRRNYFVQSLNDIGLSCHIPGGAFYAFPSIVSTGLSSEQFAEQLLIEEKVAVVPGNVFGISGEGHIRCSYASSMEHLQEAVKRIKRFVEK, encoded by the coding sequence ATGAAACAGACAAAATCTTATTTGGCAAAAACGGTAGAAGACCTTAAGCCATCTGGTATTCGAAAGTTTTTTGATCTTGCCGCTGGAATGGAAGGGGTTATTTCCTTAGGGGTCGGTGAGCCTGACTTTGTCACCTCTTGGTCAGCAAGAGAAGCAGCCATTCTTTCCCTTGAACAAGGTTATACCTCTTATACAGCCAATGCTGGATTATTAGAGCTTCGTAACGAAGTGTCCTCGTATATGAAAAAACAATTTCATGTGGATTACAATCCGAAAAGCGAGATCATCATTACGGTTGGAGCGAGTCAAGCATTAGACATTGCTTTACGTGCGATTCTCGATCCAGGTGATGAGGTTATTGTCATCGAACCAAGCTTCGTCTCCTATGCACCACTAGTTTCACTTGCAGGTGGAAAGCCGGTAGCGGTTCAGGCAACAGAAGAGTACGATTTTAAAATTCAAACTCATCAGTTAGAAAAAGCGGTTACTGACCGAACGAAGGCAATTATGCTTTGTTCTCCGAATAATCCAACCGGCACGATGTTGGGTGAAAATGAATTAATTGAGCTTGCTACATTCATTGAGAAACATGACCTTCTCGTGTTATCGGATGAAATTTACGCAGAGCTTGCTTATGATGAACCATACGTTAGTTTTGCTGCGATTGAAGGCATGAGGCATAGAACACTTCTGATTAATGGTTTCTCAAAAGGTTTTGCGATGACAGGTTGGAGACTTGGTTTTGTTTGTGCGAACGAAGAACTAACGGCAGCGATGTTAAAAATTCATCAGTATGCCATGATGTGTGCTCCGACGATGGCGCAGTACGCGGCTCTTGAGGCACTAAAAGGCGGCAGAGAAGATGTAGAGGATATGAAAAAAAGCTATCGTAGACGAAGAAACTATTTTGTTCAGTCACTTAACGATATCGGGCTTTCCTGCCATATCCCTGGTGGTGCTTTCTATGCATTCCCATCCATTGTAAGTACAGGTCTATCATCAGAGCAATTTGCTGAACAATTATTGATTGAAGAAAAGGTAGCTGTGGTTCCAGGGAATGTGTTTGGAATTAGCGGGGAAGGGCATATTCGCTGCTCGTACGCTTCATCCATGGAACATTTACAAGAAGCGGTGAAACGAATCAAACGGTTTGTTGAGAAGTAA
- a CDS encoding Lrp/AsnC family transcriptional regulator: MKLSEKELEVVEILEKDARISSEDVAKMIGLSLQETDELIKKLEKEKVLVHYTTVVDWSKIDGHEGVTAMIDVKVTPKRGVGFDEVAERIYRFKEVKSVYLMSGAYDLSVIIEGKSMNEVARFVSNKLSTLDSVLSTTTHFILKKYKHDGTIFEPLADDDKRIVVSP, encoded by the coding sequence ATGAAACTTTCGGAAAAAGAACTCGAAGTTGTAGAAATTCTTGAAAAGGATGCCCGAATTTCCTCTGAGGATGTAGCGAAAATGATCGGTCTAAGCTTGCAAGAAACAGACGAGCTTATTAAGAAGCTTGAAAAAGAGAAAGTTCTTGTTCATTACACAACTGTAGTAGATTGGTCAAAAATTGATGGTCATGAAGGCGTTACGGCTATGATCGATGTGAAGGTCACACCGAAGCGAGGAGTAGGCTTTGATGAAGTAGCTGAGCGCATATACCGATTCAAGGAAGTAAAGTCCGTCTATCTTATGTCAGGAGCTTATGATCTTAGCGTGATTATTGAAGGGAAATCGATGAATGAAGTAGCTAGATTTGTCTCCAATAAGCTATCAACTCTCGATTCTGTCTTATCAACAACTACCCATTTTATTCTGAAGAAATATAAGCATGATGGGACCATATTTGAACCATTAGCAGACGATGATAAGAGAATTGTGGTGTCACCATAA
- a CDS encoding alpha/beta fold hydrolase: protein MDDASITGTININGNDLYYEHYKHSQATDTLLLIHGFLSSTFSFRRLIPLLREEFNVIAIDFPPFGKSGKSKKFIYSYENIARSIISFVEHLQIKNLSIIGHSMGGQIALKIAHLRPDLVARTVLLCSSGYLKRMKLPLVLSSYLPFFHLYVKRHLAKSGVMKNLVNVVHDHSMIDDDMLNGYLVPFLKGDIFPALTRMIRHREDELGESDLNKIETPCLLIWGEHDRVVPLRVGKRLKQDLKNSKLIVLKETGHLVPEERPEMVHKYIKEFLV from the coding sequence ATGGATGACGCAAGCATCACCGGTACAATCAATATTAACGGAAACGACCTGTATTATGAACATTATAAACATTCTCAAGCAACAGATACACTCTTGCTTATTCATGGGTTTCTCTCGTCTACCTTTAGTTTCCGTAGGCTGATACCTCTTCTTCGTGAGGAATTTAACGTCATCGCCATTGATTTCCCACCATTCGGTAAAAGCGGGAAATCAAAGAAATTCATATACTCGTATGAGAACATAGCCCGTTCCATTATCTCCTTTGTTGAGCATTTACAGATCAAAAATCTATCCATAATTGGACACTCTATGGGAGGGCAGATTGCGTTAAAAATCGCCCATCTCCGTCCTGATTTGGTGGCACGGACGGTTTTATTATGCAGCTCTGGTTACTTAAAGCGAATGAAACTCCCTCTTGTTTTATCTAGTTATCTTCCCTTTTTCCACTTGTATGTGAAAAGACATCTAGCTAAGTCAGGAGTCATGAAAAATCTGGTCAATGTCGTGCATGACCATTCAATGATTGATGATGATATGTTGAACGGATATTTAGTCCCTTTTTTAAAAGGAGATATTTTCCCAGCCTTAACTCGAATGATACGGCATCGAGAGGACGAGCTGGGTGAGTCTGATCTCAATAAAATTGAGACTCCGTGTCTGCTCATTTGGGGCGAGCACGACAGAGTTGTCCCACTCCGGGTTGGGAAACGTTTGAAGCAAGATTTAAAGAACTCCAAGCTCATTGTGTTAAAGGAGACTGGACATCTTGTACCTGAAGAACGACCTGAAATGGTTCACAAGTATATTAAAGAGTTTCTTGTATAA
- a CDS encoding DUF1871 family protein — protein sequence MEMLEMNLSLLQRLMKWDPLGYGEDSYDPEIADTIQAVHVLTSAKELARKIQSIYEFSFEESIPLTECTIMAEELLAIKNESSCSL from the coding sequence ATGGAAATGCTCGAAATGAATTTAAGTTTGTTACAGCGTCTAATGAAGTGGGATCCACTCGGATATGGGGAAGACAGCTATGATCCAGAAATTGCAGATACGATTCAAGCGGTACATGTTTTAACATCAGCAAAAGAGCTAGCACGAAAAATCCAAAGCATATATGAGTTTTCTTTTGAAGAAAGCATTCCTTTAACTGAATGTACAATCATGGCAGAAGAATTGTTAGCCATTAAAAACGAGAGCTCTTGCTCGTTGTAA
- a CDS encoding MalY/PatB family protein → MTTYDFDKVIDRNNTGSVKWGLLHDVFGSSDLHPMWVADMDFPPPAEVTTAIRKRLEHEIFGYTFVPPSVGKAIQAWVKTRHHWDIRQAWITYSSGVVPTISTAVRAFTSVGDKVMLQSPVYTPFFSMVEKNERVVVNSPLKNVNNRYEIDFEDFEAKLKEGVKLFLLCNPHNPSGRVWKKEELLQIGELCKKYHCLILSDEIHSDLVFEGNTHVPIASLADFADLVVTCIAPSKTFNLAGLQASAVITSNQELRDLFQAEQQKQGFHTLNTFGIVGMEAAYLHGETWLTEALAYMAENIRYVQEYLEAELPQIKMMQPEGTYLIWMDCRELGLSDDELKKALIEKGKIGLEPGPKYGTGGEGFVRMNIACSKEHVTEGLKRLKAALS, encoded by the coding sequence ATGACTACGTATGATTTTGATAAAGTGATTGACCGAAATAATACTGGATCTGTCAAATGGGGGCTCCTCCACGATGTGTTCGGAAGCAGTGATCTCCATCCGATGTGGGTGGCAGATATGGACTTCCCCCCACCTGCTGAAGTAACAACTGCCATTCGAAAACGATTGGAGCATGAAATTTTCGGCTATACCTTTGTTCCCCCATCAGTTGGAAAAGCCATTCAGGCTTGGGTGAAAACAAGGCATCATTGGGATATTCGTCAGGCATGGATTACATACAGTTCAGGAGTCGTCCCAACGATCAGTACGGCCGTTCGAGCGTTTACATCTGTTGGAGACAAGGTGATGCTTCAATCTCCTGTGTACACTCCGTTCTTTTCCATGGTTGAAAAAAATGAGCGTGTGGTCGTGAACTCCCCATTAAAAAATGTAAATAACCGTTACGAAATCGACTTTGAGGATTTTGAAGCAAAGCTGAAAGAAGGAGTAAAACTGTTTTTATTATGTAATCCTCACAATCCAAGCGGAAGAGTGTGGAAAAAAGAAGAGCTCCTTCAAATCGGTGAACTTTGCAAAAAGTACCATTGCTTAATTTTATCAGATGAAATTCATTCCGATCTTGTATTTGAGGGAAATACACATGTCCCGATTGCAAGCTTAGCGGACTTTGCTGATTTGGTTGTCACTTGTATCGCTCCTAGTAAAACCTTTAATTTAGCAGGGTTACAGGCTTCAGCAGTTATTACGAGCAATCAGGAACTTCGAGACTTATTCCAAGCCGAACAGCAAAAGCAAGGGTTTCACACCTTAAATACGTTTGGCATCGTCGGAATGGAGGCCGCTTATCTTCACGGGGAAACGTGGTTAACCGAAGCACTTGCCTATATGGCAGAAAATATTCGCTATGTTCAGGAGTACCTAGAAGCTGAGCTTCCACAAATAAAGATGATGCAGCCAGAAGGGACGTACTTAATCTGGATGGATTGTCGGGAGCTTGGACTTTCCGATGATGAGTTAAAGAAAGCGCTAATTGAAAAAGGAAAAATAGGACTCGAGCCTGGACCAAAGTACGGTACTGGTGGAGAAGGCTTTGTCCGCATGAATATTGCGTGTTCAAAGGAACATGTGACAGAAGGGTTGAAGCGACTGAAAGCAGCATTATCTTAA
- a CDS encoding peptidylprolyl isomerase, whose amino-acid sequence MKKFLASLLFVVFLVAGCGTSDEEGTENSNDNAGNNETANQENIELPQATTEVGEKERLVEMETSMGNIKIKLFPEQAPKAVENFITHSEEGYYEGVIFHRVINDFMIQGGDPDGTGMGGESIYGDPFEDEFSNQLYNFRGALSMANSGADTNGSQFFIVQNKTLDPGLVDQMKQAGYNDKVIKQYEDGGTPWLDQAHTVFGQVIEGMDVVDKIATTPVGEGDKPEEEVVIKKITVLK is encoded by the coding sequence ATGAAGAAATTCTTAGCGAGTTTACTATTCGTTGTTTTCCTAGTTGCTGGATGTGGGACAAGCGATGAAGAAGGTACGGAAAATTCGAACGACAATGCAGGCAATAATGAAACCGCTAACCAAGAAAATATTGAGCTTCCACAGGCAACTACAGAGGTTGGCGAAAAGGAAAGACTAGTTGAAATGGAAACATCCATGGGGAATATCAAAATCAAGCTCTTCCCAGAACAAGCTCCAAAGGCTGTAGAAAACTTTATTACACATAGTGAAGAAGGATATTACGAAGGAGTGATTTTCCACCGCGTGATCAATGACTTTATGATTCAAGGTGGAGATCCTGATGGAACAGGGATGGGTGGAGAAAGCATTTATGGAGATCCATTTGAAGATGAGTTCTCTAATCAGCTTTATAATTTTAGAGGCGCCTTATCGATGGCTAACTCAGGTGCGGACACGAATGGAAGTCAGTTTTTTATCGTTCAAAATAAAACCCTCGATCCTGGCTTAGTAGACCAAATGAAGCAGGCTGGTTACAACGATAAAGTGATCAAGCAGTATGAAGATGGTGGTACTCCATGGCTGGATCAAGCACATACTGTGTTTGGTCAGGTGATTGAAGGAATGGATGTGGTGGATAAAATAGCGACCACTCCAGTTGGTGAAGGGGATAAGCCAGAAGAAGAGGTTGTCATCAAGAAGATTACAGTGTTGAAGTAA
- a CDS encoding kinase-associated lipoprotein B, translating into MSDIQIGDKVTAIYKTGKYIGEVTNLRPETILVRVLAVVTHPTQGDLHSHKDADVPLFHERRALAYREQANIPAKMVKPYSDEIPDYKESLKGAIQKLREKLSGDDSLWAKKSLENISTLEKEYF; encoded by the coding sequence ATGTCCGACATTCAAATCGGTGACAAGGTCACAGCTATCTATAAAACCGGAAAGTATATTGGTGAAGTAACCAACCTCCGCCCAGAGACTATTCTTGTCCGGGTCCTCGCTGTTGTAACTCATCCGACACAAGGAGATTTACATAGCCATAAGGATGCAGATGTTCCTCTTTTTCATGAAAGACGAGCACTTGCTTACCGAGAACAAGCCAATATCCCTGCCAAAATGGTCAAGCCCTATTCAGACGAAATTCCTGACTACAAAGAGTCACTAAAAGGGGCGATTCAAAAATTAAGAGAAAAGTTATCTGGCGATGACTCCCTGTGGGCTAAAAAGAGCCTTGAAAATATTTCAACACTTGAGAAAGAATATTTTTAA
- the kapD gene encoding 3'-5' exonuclease KapD has product MRKEHQYLFIDFEFTMPERSERFKGFYPEIIEAGIVSVVNDQICEKFSSYVTPNRFPMLSDRCKSFLKISQEQVNSGISFTDLVKKFEQLSSPSLDLTIVTWGNMDMRVLRNNCEQAGLPFPLKGEELDLSMEYKRFFGDQNQTGLWKAVQEYGKEGTGKHHKALDDALTTYNIFRLVEKDKKYLQGHAPTTIGDRIDFSQVLNKFA; this is encoded by the coding sequence ATGAGGAAGGAGCATCAGTATTTATTTATTGATTTTGAGTTTACGATGCCTGAGAGATCTGAGAGGTTTAAAGGTTTTTACCCAGAAATCATTGAGGCTGGCATTGTGTCGGTTGTAAATGACCAAATCTGCGAGAAATTTTCTTCGTATGTCACTCCTAACCGTTTCCCTATGCTATCGGACCGCTGTAAATCATTTTTGAAAATTTCACAGGAGCAAGTCAATTCTGGCATTAGTTTTACAGATCTTGTGAAAAAGTTTGAGCAGTTAAGTTCCCCATCATTAGACCTTACCATCGTTACGTGGGGGAATATGGACATGAGGGTTCTTCGCAATAACTGTGAACAAGCCGGTCTACCTTTTCCTTTAAAAGGCGAAGAACTCGATTTATCGATGGAGTACAAGCGATTCTTCGGAGACCAAAATCAAACGGGCTTATGGAAAGCGGTGCAAGAGTATGGCAAAGAAGGAACGGGCAAGCACCACAAAGCACTGGATGATGCATTAACCACATACAATATTTTTCGTCTAGTTGAGAAGGATAAAAAGTACCTTCAAGGACATGCACCAACCACGATTGGTGACCGCATTGATTTCTCCCAAGTACTTAATAAGTTCGCATAA
- a CDS encoding MFS transporter — MRRCFCFVSKKKFATQLWQLVLFRFMFGMVVGGIIPCMTAYIRQVAPLSIQGEVLGYNVSFRFLGNVIGPVMGGLISGWYNISTVFFVTSALFLAAFVLLWWSVRKTGTLLSSS, encoded by the coding sequence ATAAGAAGGTGTTTTTGCTTTGTATCAAAAAAGAAATTTGCTACCCAGTTATGGCAGCTTGTGTTGTTCCGTTTTATGTTTGGAATGGTGGTTGGGGGAATCATTCCTTGTATGACTGCTTATATCCGACAAGTCGCTCCCCTCTCCATCCAAGGGGAGGTATTAGGCTATAACGTAAGCTTTCGATTTTTAGGAAACGTCATTGGACCTGTAATGGGTGGACTTATTTCGGGGTGGTATAATATCTCAACTGTCTTTTTTGTCACTAGTGCTTTATTCCTTGCAGCTTTTGTCTTATTATGGTGGAGTGTAAGAAAAACAGGAACACTGCTATCTTCATCATAA